CGGGTTCGGGCTCGGACTCAGGCCCCGCACCCTCCATCTCCACGTCCTCATCTCCTTCCCCATCCTCTGCTTCCGCGTCATCGCTacccttcttcctcttcttgttcttcgtCCGAGGCTTCCCGGGCCCCTTGCCAGCCTCCACGACGACCCCCATCTCCCGCAACGTGCCGAGACAGTCCTCCAACGTGATCCATGTCGCTCGGCTGCagtcctcgacatcgaccaACATCGCCGGGTCGGCGTTTCCTCCACCACCCCTCCCGTTCGTCGGACAGTCGAGCAGCCACCTcgcgacctcgccgccccaGAACCGCTTGTACCCCTTgcggcccagctccgagATGGGCTTCTCCGGCCCGCCGAGCACGCCCTCGCGCCGCGAGATCTCGTACGACACGCCCATCAGCAGCGCGCCGAGGCCTTTGCGCTGCCACGGCGGGAACACGAGGATGCAGgcgaggttgttgttgtcccacgacatcttctccttggagaagaagccgacgatgtgcgggcgcggcggcgggtccGGACTGTCGGCttttggcggcggcgtgtaGACAAGGAGGAAGTAGTTGAAGCCGCGAACGTCGAAGAAGACAGATTTGTTGTCAAGGAAGAGCTTGGCGAAAAGCGAGAGGTTCTGGCAGAAGAGCTGTCGTCCTTGCGTCAGTTTGGCATTCTCTATTGCCGGAGGTGATAGGTTGACCGAATGAATGAATAAATGAATGAAAAAAGGGGAGAATTTCTACTCACCACATCCTGCTCGCCATCAACCTCCCACACACTCCACTCTCCCTCGTCCGTGACGTACTCCTCGGTATACTTGGGCGCAACGTTCGTTTTCTTCCCTGTTGTCCGCGCAATCTCCTTTCGCACCAGTCTCCTGCCGCGCGGGTGAACATAGACCTTCCTCCCCGGGACCGTCCCCGCGCGCTCGCACACGCGGACGTGGCCCCACCACGCCACCAGCTCCTTCGAGTACTTGAAGCACACGGGACATACGTAGAGCCTGTCGAGCATGGGGGCGTCGGCACCTTTGCGCTGGTTATTCTTTGCGCCGCCCccgctgttgttgttggtgccGCCAGCGAGGTCGTGGGACAGCGAGTTCTTGCTGCCGGCACCGCCCTTGGCGCCCGCGGCGTCGCCAAGGACTTCCTTGCCGTAGTATGAGGGGTACCACGCACGGAAGCAGATGTTGCCGAGCATCACCTTGTCGATGTTGCGGTCCGTCCGCGGGGCTGACTTGTCCACCGTCCGCTGTGCCACCGCTACTGGGGGCTGGACGGGTTTCGAATgtgtcgatgacgacgtggGGGGCACAGGGACGGGCACGGCAGTGACGGTCATGGGGATGGTGTGGTATGGTCGCGTTGACACGGGTCGGAAGTGCTGCGTGATGGGCGGCTGGCCAGTGGGAGGGCTAGGTCGAACGAGACTACCTGTCCGGTGGAGTTGCGTTTGCGGCGCTTGGTATGTGATCTTGGGCGCGACGAGCGTCATGGGCCTCATGTTTTCCTTtgcctccttggccgccatCGTTGGAGGGTCGGCTGCGCCTCCGTGTCTTTGACGCGCTGCAACACGGGAATCCGGGACCGTAGGAACCGACGGCTGCTGGCTTGTCGATTGAACGAACGGTTTTTGAAGTGGTGGAGGATGCGCCGTCGAAGAGGACGGGTGCTTCGGTATAGGGATAGGGGTTTCGGAGAATTTGGCCGGCGGCTGTGGTCTTGAATTCGAGGGGCGATGTCCGCCGGggttcttctcctcggcgacggcggcggggagcGAGGGCTGCAAGTACGGTTgagaggcggtggtggaggtcGGGATCGGAGGAGGCAGGATCGGAGTTTGACGCGTTGCGCGACGCGTCATCggctcggcagcggcggcggtggggggaggaggcggttCGGGTTCGTCGTGGAGTCGTTTGCGCTTCACCGGCGCCATGCTCGGGGCATGCGTGGTGGTACCTGTTGTGatttcgggggggggggggggggggggggtaaagCAGGAGGCCTTCGCTGGTAGCCAGTAGGTATGAGGTGGGAGAGTTCCGACCCACGCGTGCGCGATGAATCAATTAAACTTTAGGAGGATCGTGACCCTGCAGGGGTAAACGAAGACGGGGATCTATTCGTAGATCGGAatgggtgtgtgtgtgtgtgtgtgtgtgtgtgtgtgtgtgtgtgtgcacGGAACCACGAGGAATGGACACACAATCTTCTAGTCTTGATTGCGATTTTGTCTCGGAGAAGGAAAGATGAGAACGGGTCGAGTCACGAGCCTGCAGCGCTGGAATGGGCGAATGCCTTGGGCGAATGTCTTGGGCGCATCTGGTGTGTTTCACTGACGATCTGTTGATTGTTGATCGAGTCTCGTGTCCCAAGCAATGACGTTGATTGATGCTTACATGAATGAATAAGGTgtcgtctgtctgtctgtcttaTGGCTATCTACATTTATCCCTTGACGGGCACAAGCCTCATCAGTGTCCAAACCGAATCGATAAGCCAGTGTCCCTCTTTTGGAAGCCCTCGCTATATGCATGACTGAAACACCGTTGAGAATGAAAGAAAGGGCACAACtacatacacacaccacaccTTCCTTCCTCCACTCATTCACTCACTTCTTCTTTCATCCAGACAAAAAAGCACAGAATAGTGCTGCCAACATGTTTCCCACACCAAGCAAAATTAAGGTCCATCCAGGATTCGAACCTGGGCCTACGGAAGAGACTGAGTATGATCAGAATCCGACGTCCTAACCAACTAGACTAATAGACCTGTGTCATTTAGATTTCGTTGAAATGAGTTGAATTTTCGATACCCATAATACCGATTTCTTTGTGAGGGGTTTCGCAAATGTCACCTTGTGCTCGCTCGCCAAGTGCCCCCTGACATAGGTATTCAGACGACGTTGTCCAGTAATCACCTCAATCAAAGCATTTCAGTATTTTCTCGTAGTGGAGAACGGGCCCTTGGCATTCATTACGCGGGCGAGCGTGTTGTCGTTCTCTTCCCAGTCTTTGACCAGGACCTGCAGTCTGCGTCGAGCATGGCCAGCGTCCCGGTTGCGGTACACCGAGCCGATTTTGCGCACGTCAGTCTTGTCATTTACGATCCATCTTTTCTCCTCGTCAAGGAACTTGGCATAGCTCATGCCGTCGCCGTATATGGTCTTAACATTTGCCTCAATGTGGTTGTTGACAGCCTTCTTCAAGGCTTTGTCATCGTTGGTCGGCACCAACCATGAGTGCATTTCTGGCATCGTATGATCCGTCGAAGGGTTGAATGTTGGGTACATCTCTTTCGGATCAGGAAGGATCGATTCCGCGCTGTAGTACAGCAGGGAACCTGTCAGCACAGCGGCGTCAATTTTTCGCAGCTCTGGCGGTGTGATCGGGCAGTGACCTAGGTTCAGGTACTCCAAGTTCTGATTTGCTGTTACGAGCTCGCATATCGACGGTACGGCAGCACTATCAATATAGTTCCACGCCTGACCAAGGTCAACGGTCGCATACGCCTGGCCAACGTCCAAGAAGCGCATGCCGGGATGCGATTTGACAGCCCGGAAGACGTTAACAGCGCCAGGTGTTGTTAGGCCGGTGGACTGTAGCGACAGCCGAGAAAGTTGGGGAGCCTGGCAGATGCCTGAAGCAAGAGCTTGCGCACCCTCGTCACCCAAGGGGTTGCATGACAGGTAGAGCGAGGTAATGCCACAGGCGGGCGAATCCAGGAAAGCGGCGATGGCCAACGCAGCTTTGGTCGAAATTCCGTTGCCGTTCAGGTAGATGTTGCGGAGGGGCAGTTTCTTACGGCCGGGAACAGCAAGAGAGAACATGGTCAGACGGTGGAACAGCTCTGCAACACCGGCGTCACCGAGCTCGGTCTGGTCGAGATCCAACGTGCGAATATTCTTTGTCTCGGTGATGAGGCGATAGACATCTACAGCGGCTGCGGGGCCCAGTGGATTTCGTTTCAGCCAGACGTTTGTCACTGCATCCGATTCGATCAGGGCATCGACGAGGGTCTTGAAgctggcggcgtcgatgcAATTGCCAGCCAGGTACCAAGTTTCCATACGGTCGGGGAGCTTTCGGATGAACCGAGCGATCTCCTGGGCACCAACCGGACCAATGATATTATTGCCCAAAAGGAAGTGCCGGACAAAGAGATTCGGCCGTAAGCTGTTCATCAGGTTGCCGATGTGGTCTGGGCCAACAACCATTTTGCACAAATCCATGCGACCGTCCTCGTAGACGACACCTTTGGGAAACTCGGCAGCCTTGATGCCGTAGCAAGGcccgcccttgccgccatcgagAGCAGTACCGGCCGACTTCTCATCAAGCTCGTGGGTGCCACCCTGCCCGAGGTGGTCGAAGAAGGGAGCCAAGTCGGCGATatcggcaacggcgacgggcatCGGAATGGCTTTCGTGCCAGCTAGGGGGACGGGGAAGCTGGCCGGGTTCCACGGACCCTGAGCAAGGATGCGAGAAGCCCAGACAGGCGCATGCACGCCgggcgccgcgccgccagTCAAGCCGCGGAAGCTGTGGCCGTTCCGTTTGGTGGCGGCAAAGATGTCGTATTTCCGCTGCAGGGCGACCCACGCACGCAGTCTCACCCGCGCGGCTTCGTACCGGATGACGGGTGACACGGCGTTGTCATGGGTGGCGGGATACAACAGCGTTGCAATGGCCACAGCCAGATGAGATCGCGCAGATTTCCGGCGGGGGAGACCATGCAGCTCATCTGGCAGTCGGAGGACGTCCATGGGCAGAGCAAGTATCTCGTCGGCAGTGTAGGCTTTTGAGTGGTTGAAGTCTAGCATCTGCACGTCAAGGAGGTTGAAAGCATGCCGGCAGAGGGTAGCCAAGCGGATTGCCTCGTCCAAGTCGACTCCGGTGTCGTCATCATGGCTGTCCGCCAAGTTGGTGATACTGGTGGCGGGTGTCTGTGTCAGACCAGAGGGCCGAGGAACAAACCCACCGAATGTCGGTGGCGTTGATGGAAGTGAAATCGTAGCGGCGGAGGTCATGTTGATCAGGTTGCTTGATGCGATTAATGTGTTAAGGTATCTATTGGCTGAGATGTCGGTCGAAAAGTGAATCACTCTGGCGACTTGATCGTTGTTCCTTTCGGACTTGAAAACCCTCTTACGACGGGTAATGGAACGCTTATATGATGTTACTTTGCTTTCGAAGACGAGCATGGCTGTGACACTTTATGGTCGGACGAGTCAATGCGAGTATCCGATTACCTATTCTTCGGTTACTTGACAGAGCCTAGGAAACTCTAGTCTCTGGGCTGTTGGCTGTTGGCCGAGGCGTTGGATGCGCGCCAAGTGTTGAATGTCCAGGCAGCACACGGATGTGGATCGACGTCCATGTCAgttgtcgtccatgtcgtTACAAGGGCGCACTTGTTGACAATACTCTTGACATGTCCATAACCACGACAAGTCGATGCCAGACCAATGTCAATCAATATCAAGTGGACCTCAACAGCAGGCGTCCGCACAGAGGCACCTAACATTAtcctaggtacctaggtaggtatttGTACAAAGAACCGAATcgggcaagaagaagccaCCCGTCGTCAGCAACTCTATCCTCGCCTTCCATGCATGCTCCGTGGCTCTTTCTTCGTGTGGACAGAGAACCGCCCCACCCAGATGAATTGTGTGGCTGGACTCCTTGCAGAAGCCACTGTCCGAACCATTACATAATCCTCAccaacatccacacccacaACCACAACTCGGCATCCACCCGCACCTCGCTTCAACCTCTCGGGGCTTTTCAGCTGCAGCGCAAGAACAAACGAACCCTGTCCCGCCGACCGTCAATTGCCCTCGCCCAGTCTCCTGCGTGTTGCGTCGCATGACGTTCCGCGTCTTTGCATTGCGTCCGTCCCTGTGTGCCTGTCTCCTGTCTCGTCGCCATTAGATTCTGTCTGAGTCTGCCACGGCTGACTGCGACATCCAGGAATCTACTGCAATCAATCTGTGTAACACGGCCCGACCACGTCAACGAAATGCCCACCCCGCTACGCTGCCAAACCTCGTCCACCAACCACAATGGTTTTGCCATCTTCCAACACAAGCATGCCCCTTGCGGATAACAATTTACCACGGCTCTGATTCGCCCTCTCCGCCTGTCTTGTCCGTGTCTCTGAAAGTCTCATACGGCCGCGCTTGGACGAGACAACTTGCTTTTCCCTCTTTGCTTCTTCCATGACACTCACGCCATGTCACATAGTCGGATAGTTCCTTTCCATACAGCGGTGAGCAGATGCCGGAGAGTGCTTGGTCTCTCTCCCAGACGTCAACTTCCCGAGACCCATTCCAACCTCTTCTTTGGGCGGCTTAGGCGAGGAATTCCAACGACAAACCAACTTCACGCCAGAAGAACAACGGTGGGCTGCCACCGTGGCATGCACCTCGCGTCTTGTCggtttgtttttgttgtttttgatgttgctgttgctgttgttaCTGCTgtcccctccttctcggctGGGCCTGGCTTGTTTCGTTCCAACATACAGAtgttgggggagggggggatgatgCTAAGTACAGCAAACACGAAGCCACTCTCATGCGCATGTGAGCAGCCGCCCACTCACAGACCCCTTGGGACAAGCATTGCTTTTTGCCGTCATTATTTCTCCCTCGGGCAGCGACGCATGCGATCAATCGGCAATGCCACAATTTCGGCCGGTTGACACGAGGCTCTGAACCGGCAAGCGACATACGGAAGTGACTCCCGGGCCCCCTGATTGGAGTTCACTTTGCTTTCTCGCATAAGCAGAAAGACGATCACTTCGGGAGGCATGCAGGGAGGCCGCATGCCTCCCAGTCGTCGAGGCTGTGGGAGACACTTGCGCACACTAACAAGAAATGATGGTGTTGTGTCTCCCAGATGCCCGGTCAGGTGGGGCCCTTTGACCTCATCCCATGCCATCGACGAGGATAACCCTACCAACGACCCTCAGAGTTGTTGTGTGTTGCATGTGAGCATGGAGAAGAAAACATACTACCACCCTTGGCATGTTGGCCCGAGAGGGATTGGCTGCCGCGGGGAGGTTCAAGACACCATGTCTTGGTGCGTGTCGAGTTGGCTGACCGCTCCCCCTTCGCACCCTGTTGTTTGGTGTACTTCCCGTCGCGGAGAAAGTTTCCCATATATATGAACGGCCTGCTAGTAAGTGAGCAAAGGAAAGccccctctcttttcctACGGTTGTGCTGCGTTCCAAAAAAGCAAagcgcttcttcttttcgtctGCTTTGCTGCTGTTCATCATGTCTTCTTTCCCCATGTATTCCTCTATGCCGCGCAGAATCGTCGAAGGGCCAGTATCCCACGCCAAGTGGCCATCGACAGAGTCGTTTCGATCACCGGCGTCGCCCTGGGACGTCGACGACTCCACGGCCCAAACTGTCAGCAAGCTCAACTCGGTCTTTGGTTTCCGGCCGCCAACCGGATACGCAAGATCGTCACCCCGGACATCTCCCGATGAGGTGTCAAGGTACTCGCCGGATCTGCAGCACTTCCGCTTGGATCGGACCCCCGAGCTGCGGCACGACACTCCTTCGGATGCGAGAACGCGGACGTCATCTTTCGGGCCGGAGACACCTCCCACCAATTCCGAATCATACTTCTCGTCGGAGCCGCTCGTACAGCCCCTGACGCCGGTTCGAAACAGCCATCCTCACTTGCGTTCTCACTCGGACAGCTGTAGCCTCCAAAGCTTTTACTCGGATAGCCAGTATCGCGTCGGCACTGAATCAACACCAACCATTGGCCACGACAACCCCAAGCAGCACCGTCATCATGACTCAATGTCTCGTTCAGGAGATAATGAAGACAATCTACCCAAAAACCAATCTCGAGAGACGGCCTCGCCACACCAGAACTACTCCGTTGCTCTTACCCGCAACAATCGCGCCGTCACCCTCATATTGACCGCAGGTAGCTCACCACAGTCGAGACAGCCTAACATCACCTGCTATCGGCAGACATCCCTCCCGCTAGGTGGGCCCTTCGCCGAGTTTTTCAAGGCTTCCGAGGCCATGGCTTTGTTGCAACACATGGTGAACGCTTCGTCCATGTCGTACCAGCCGTTTTCGAAACGGGAGCGGTCCGAATTGATGCTGCGCATGCGTACTTCCGGCGACGGGATGATCCTCGGCGACCCGTGCTCTAATGCCCGCGCATggacgagcttcttctccgccgagCTCGGTGCCGGCAGGGCTTGGGAAGCGGGCACGGTCATCTTCCCGTGGAAGGTTCTGGAGAAACTGATGAGCTCCCTCAACTCCGAGTGTGCGCGGAAGAGAAGGATGCAAGCgcgcgcggccgccgccataGTCAGGCGCGAGGCGGACGAGTACCCCGGCTCTCGGGGCCCGGGACCCTTCCGGCATGGCCACGAACACTCTCCCGGCAGTCGGCATGTGTCTCTGCGGCTCGCCGGCGACTCGGAGATGTTGTCCTCCGCGCCTATGTCTGGAGTCTCCGGTGACCGTAACTCGGCATCTTCCACCTCGTCTCCGCCCCGGACGCCGACAGAAGTACTCCCGCCCAAGCTCCAGCTGGTGTCGGAACAGCCTCAGTCCCCGCCAGCACAGgtccgacgccgacgtcaacACTCGGAGCCGGTCCGGCAACTGAGCCTGACGCCCCCGCGTATCGCCTTGCTCAAGTCTAAGACCTGCCGGCAGAGCCT
The DNA window shown above is from Colletotrichum destructivum chromosome 2, complete sequence and carries:
- a CDS encoding Putative histone acetyltransferase domain, MYST-type, acyl-CoA N-acyltransferase, which codes for MAPVKRKRLHDEPEPPPPPTAAAAEPMTRRATRQTPILPPPIPTSTTASQPYLQPSLPAAVAEEKNPGGHRPSNSRPQPPAKFSETPIPIPKHPSSSTAHPPPLQKPFVQSTSQQPSVPTVPDSRVAARQRHGGAADPPTMAAKEAKENMRPMTLVAPKITYQAPQTQLHRTGSLVRPSPPTGQPPITQHFRPVSTRPYHTIPMTVTAVPVPVPPTSSSTHSKPVQPPVAVAQRTVDKSAPRTDRNIDKVMLGNICFRAWYPSYYGKEVLGDAAGAKGGAGSKNSLSHDLAGGTNNNSGGGAKNNQRKGADAPMLDRLYVCPVCFKYSKELVAWWGHVRVCERAGTVPGRKVYVHPRGRRLVRKEIARTTGKKTNVAPKYTEEYVTDEGEWSVWEVDGEQDVLFCQNLSLFAKLFLDNKSVFFDVRGFNYFLLVYTPPPKADSPDPPPRPHIVGFFSKEKMSWDNNNLACILVFPPWQRKGLGALLMGVSYEISRREGVLGGPEKPISELGRKGYKRFWGGEVARWLLDCPTNGRGGGGNADPAMLVDVEDCSRATWITLEDCLGTLREMGVVVEAGKGPGKPRTKNKKRKKGSDDAEAEDGEGDEDVEMEGAGPESEPEPEPRPDVPRVRVDKAAVWAWVAANGVSLEKVCDPDGFVEGYAIKEPDAEEDDE
- a CDS encoding Putative leucine-rich repeat domain superfamily, producing MLVFESKVTSYKRSITRRKRVFKSERNNDQVARVIHFSTDISANRYLNTLIASSNLINMTSAATISLPSTPPTFGGFVPRPSGLTQTPATSITNLADSHDDDTGVDLDEAIRLATLCRHAFNLLDVQMLDFNHSKAYTADEILALPMDVLRLPDELHGLPRRKSARSHLAVAIATLLYPATHDNAVSPVIRYEAARVRLRAWVALQRKYDIFAATKRNGHSFRGLTGGAAPGVHAPVWASRILAQGPWNPASFPVPLAGTKAIPMPVAVADIADLAPFFDHLGQGGTHELDEKSAGTALDGGKGGPCYGIKAAEFPKGVVYEDGRMDLCKMVVGPDHIGNLMNSLRPNLFVRHFLLGNNIIGPVGAQEIARFIRKLPDRMETWYLAGNCIDAASFKTLVDALIESDAVTNVWLKRNPLGPAAAVDVYRLITETKNIRTLDLDQTELGDAGVAELFHRLTMFSLAVPGRKKLPLRNIYLNGNGISTKAALAIAAFLDSPACGITSLYLSCNPLGDEGAQALASGICQAPQLSRLSLQSTGLTTPGAVNVFRAVKSHPGMRFLDVGQAYATVDLGQAWNYIDSAAVPSICELVTANQNLEYLNLGHCPITPPELRKIDAAVLTGSLLYYSAESILPDPKEMYPTFNPSTDHTMPEMHSWLVPTNDDKALKKAVNNHIEANVKTIYGDGMSYAKFLDEEKRWIVNDKTDVRKIGSVYRNRDAGHARRRLQVLVKDWEENDNTLARVMNAKGPFSTTRKY